Within the Nocardioides aurantiacus genome, the region CCGGCCACCTCGGCCGGCTGGTCGTCGAGTCCCTGCTCGCCCGCGGCACCGACCCGGCCCGCATCGTGGCCACGGCCCGCCGCCCCGAGGTCCTCGACGACCTCGCCGCGCGCGGGGTCGAGGTACGCCGCGCCGACTACGACGACCGCGCCTCGCTCGAGAAGGCCTTGGCCGGCGCCGAGCGGGTGCTGCTGGTCTCCGGGACCGCGTTCGGCCGGCGCGTCGCCCAGCACACGGCCGTGATCGAGGCCGCCGTGGCCGCCGGGGCCTCGCTGGTCGCCTACACCTCGGCGCCGCGCGCGAGCACCACCTCGCTGCTGCTCGCCGCCGAGCACGCCGCCACGGAGGAGGTGCTCCTCGCCGCCGACGTCGACCACGTGCTGCTCCGCAACGCGTGGTACGTCGAGAACTACACCGACCAGCTCCCGACGTACGCCGAGCACGGGCTGGTCGGCGCCACGGGCGAGGGGCGCGTCAGCCTCGCCCTGCGCCGGGAGTACGCCGAGGCGGCCGCGGCCGTGCTGGTCGGCGACGGCCACGCCGGCCGGACCTACGAGCTCGGCGGACCCGCCGTCACCCTGGGCGAGCTCGCCGCCCAGATCGGTGGGGCGAGCGGCCGGGAGATCGGCCACACCGACCTCGACGTCGCGGCCCTCCAGCAGGTGCTCGAGGGCGCCGGGGTGCCCGGACCCGCCGCGGAGGTCTTCGCCGACGTCGACCGCGGCATCGCCGAGGGCGAGCTGCTGGTGCCGACCCACGACCTGGCCCGGCTGCTCGGCCGGGAGCCGCTGGCGGTGGCCGATGCCGTGCGCGAGGCGCTGCGGGCCTGACCCGGCTCGGACGCAGCACGGCCCCCGTCATGGTGGACGGGGGCCGTGGTGCAGCGGGGCGGCTCAGACGAGGGCGTCCTCGACGGCGCGGCCCTGCTCGGGCTCCGGCTCGGTCTTGCGGATCGTGGTCCGCAGCTCGGTGACCGGCATCAGCGACACCGCGACCAGGGTCACCAGGGCGACGAGCCCGGCGATCAGGAAGATCTCGGCGGTCGAGTCGGCGTACGCCGCCCGGATGGTCTCCACGACCGGGGCCGGGAGCCCGCTCAGGTCCAGCGTGCTGCCGGTGCTGCCGGCTCCCCCGCTGGTGCCCAGCGCCGAGGCGATCCGGTCGCTGACGCTGCTGGCCAGGACCGCACCGAGCGCCGCGACCCCGATGGTGCCGCCGAGCGAGCGGAAGAACGTGACCACGCCCGACGCCGCCCCGACGTCGGTGACGTCGACGGTGTTCTGCACCACCAGCACGAGGTTCTGCATCAGGGCGCCGGTGCCGAGGCCCATCACGACCATGTAGGCCGAGAGGTGCCACAGCGGGCTGGTGTGGGAGACGGTGCCCATGAGCAGCAGGCCGCCGGAGAGCAGCACGCCACCGAGGACCATGACGCCCTTCCACCGGCCGGTGCGGGTGATGTACTGCCCCGACCCGGTGGCGCCGACGAGGTTGCCGACGATGAGCGGCAGCATCAGCAGGCCGGCCTCGGTCGGGGTGTGACCGCGGGCGACCTGGAAGTACTGGCTCAGGAACACCGAGGCACCGAACTGCGCGACGCCGACCGCGAGGCTGCCGGCGATCGAGAGCATCGTCATCTTGTCGACGATGATGCGCGGCGGCACCAGGGCGTCGGGGTGGCGCCGCTCGACGACGACGGCGGCGGCGAGGGCGAGCAGCGTGCCCACCCAGAAGTACGCCGTCTCGCGCGACCACCAGGCGAAGCTGGTGCCGGCGAAGGAGACCCAGACCAGCGGCAGCGCGGCCGCCGCGGTGATGGACAGGGCGCCGAGGACGTCGATGCGGACCTCGCGGCGGATGGTCTCGACGTGCAGGAACTTCTGCAGCATCGCCAGGCCGGCGACGGCGAACGGCACGGCCACCCAGAAGCACCAGCGCCAGCCGAGGCTGTCCACGATGACGCCACCCAGGAGCGGGCCGGAGACGGTGGCGACGGCCATCACGCCGGCCATGTAGCCGCTGTAGCGACCGCGCTGCCGCGGCGGGATGATCGAGGCGATGATCGACTGCGTGAGCGCGATCAGGCCACCCATGCCGAGGCCCTGCAGGGCGCGGGCGGCGAGCAGCTGCGGCACGTCCTGGACGGCGCCGGCGGCGAGCGAGCCGAGGACGAAGATGCCGATGGCCAGCTGCACCAGCAGCTTCTTGTTGTAGAGGTCGGAGAACTTCGACCAGATCGGGCTGGTCACGGTCATCGCCAGCAGCGAGGCGGTGACGACCCAGGTGTACTGCGTCTGGGTGCCGTCGAGATCGGCGATGATCGTCGGCAGCGCCGTCGAGACGATCGTGGTCGACAGGATCGCCACGAACAGGGCGGAGAGCAGGCCGACGAGGACCTCGACGATCTCCTTGTGCGTGGGCTCGGCGGTGGACGGGGCGGTCGACGAGGTGGTGCGCGCGACGGCGGACGGGGCCGCGGTGTCGGTCATGGACGTTCCTTCACAGCTGCGTGGGTGGTGGTGGGGAGCGGACGGGAGAAGGGCTCGTGGAGGCGTCGGCCCAGGTCCTCGACCACCGCGGTGGCCTGGACGACCTGCTCCACGTCCCAGTGGTCGAGGCGGTCGCCGAGCGCGGCACACATGGTGCGGCGGGCCTCGCGGAGGCGCTCGTGACCGGCCGGGGTGAGCGAGATCAGCTCGGCGCGACGGTCGGCGGGGTCGGTCCCCCGCGCGACGAGGCCGAGGCGGTGCAGGCCGGCCAGCTGGCGGCTGACGACGGAGGGGTCGACGCCGAGCTTGGCGGCGATGTGACCGGGGCGGATGGCCTCGTGGACGCCGACCACACCGAGGGTGACGAGGTCACCGCGGGACAGGTCGTCGGACAGCGTGGCCCAGTCCGAGCCCCGCGCCCTCACCGAGCGGCTGAACTCCAGCAGCGCGTCGAAGAGCCCGGAGACCGCCTCGGTACGCCGCGGCTCGAGGCCGGCGGCAGGAGAGGTCGTTGACATAGGTCAACTATAGGCTTACTTGGTTGTCGCAAGCAACTTGTTTAGGAGTGAGTCCGTCCACTCCGCCGGGGAGCCTGGTGCCGCACCGGGGCCGCTTCCCCGGCGCAGCATCGGTTTCCCGAGGTCGCTCGGGAAACTGTCACCGGCGACGACACCACCGCCCCACGGACAGGAAGGGCCTAGGAGGCCAGGCCGAGCTCCGCCATCCGCTTGGCGTGGTTCTCGGTGAGGCGGCCGAACATGCGGGCCAGGGCGGCGAGGTCCATGCCGGGGCGGTCGACGCCGCCGGCCAGCAGGGCGGCCAGCGAGTCGCGCTCGGCGGCGACACGCTGGGCCTGCGAGAGGGCCTCCCCCATCAGGCGGCGGCCCCACAGCGCCAGCCGGCCGCCGACGCGGTGGTCGGCGGCGATCGCACGGCGGACGCGGTCGACGACGAAGTCGGCCTGCCCGGCGTGTGCGAGGGAGTCGATGACCAGCTGGCGGGTGCCGGCGTCGAGGAACATGGCGATCTCGACGTAGAAGTCGGCGGCCAGCCCGTCGCCGACGTAGGCCTTGACGAGGCCCTCGAGCCAGTCGTTGGGCGCCGTGGCGGTGTGGAAGACGTCGAAGGCCTGCACGAACGGCGCGACGGCCTCGAGCGGGTCGGCACCGAGAGCGGTGAGGCGGTCCATCAGCGCCGGCACGTGGCCGAACTGGACGGTGGCCATGGTGGCGAGCGCGACCCTGTCCTCGAGGTCCGGCGCGAGCTTGGCGTCGTCGGCCAGCCGCTCGAAGGCGGAGATCTCGCCGTAGGTGATGACGCCCAGCAGGTCGACCACCGCGGCCCGGTAGGCCGGGTCGTCGAAGGCCACCTGGTCGGTGTCGTACGCCGTCGCTGCCGACGGCGCGGAGGTGTCCTCGGGCGACGGTTCGGTCATGGGCGCACCCTACCGATAGGCTGGGCCGTGGGCCGCAGGCTCGATGCCCTCGCACCGCCTCGACGGCGGCGTCGCAGGAGTGCCTCTCAGCACCCCCGCGACGATGCCCTGCGAGCGGCTCGCCCTGGTCGTGACACGACCCCCAGACCATCGACCCGCAGCGTCGGGTCACGCACAGAACAGGCCAAGATCCTGACCACCTTCCGAGAGCTCGGGGTGCTCCCCGAGATTGCCGAGGCGCTCGAGAGCGTCAACATCACCGCACCCTTCCCGATCCAGGAGATGACCCTCTCGGTCGCCCTGATGGGCACCGACCTGATCGGCCAGGCCCGCACGGGCACCGGCAAGACCCTCGCGTTCGGCATCCCCGTGGTGCAGCGCGCCATCGCCCAGCACGACCCCGACTACGCCGACCTCGCCGCCCCCGGCAAGCCCCAGGCCCTGGTCGTGGCCCCCACCCGTGAGCTCGCGCTCCAGGTCAGCAAGGACCTCAAGCTCGCCGGCTCGGTGCGCGGCATCCGTGTCCTCACCGTCTACGGCGGCGTCCCCTACGAGGGCCAGCTCGACGCGCTCGAGTCCGGCGTCGACGTCGTCGTCGGCACGCCCGGCCGCCTCATCGACCTGATGAACCGCCGCGCGCTCGACATCTCCCACGTGAAGTCGCTCGTCCTCGACGAGGCCGACGAGATGCTCGACCTGGGCTTCCTGCCCGACGTGGAGCGGCTGCTCAAGCAGACCCCCGAGACCCGGCAGACGATGCTGTTCTCGGCCACCATGCCCGCCGCCATCGTGGCCCTGGCCCGCACCCACATGCGCCACCCGATGAACATCCGCGCCGAGTCGGGCGAGGACAACCAGATGGTGCCGGCCACGGCCCAGTTCATCTACCAGGCCCACGACCTCGACAAGCCGGAGATGCTCGGCCGCCTGCTGCAGGCCGAGGGCGCCGACCTGATGATCGTGTTCACCCGCACCAAGCGCCAGGCGCAGCGGATCTCCGACGACCTCGAGATGCGCGGCTTCGTGAGCGCGCCGCTCCACGGCGACATGGCCCAGGCCGCCCGCGAGAAGGCGATGACCAAGTTCCGCGAGGGCAAGCTCCAGGTGCTCGTGGCCACCGACGTGGCCGCCCGCGGCATCGACGTCACCGGCGTCACGCACGTCGTGAACTACACCTGTCCCGAGGACGAGAAGACCTACGTCCACCGGATCGGCCGCACCGGCCGCGCCGGCGCCACCGGCATCGCGATCACCTTCGTCGACTGGGCCGACCTGCACCGCTGGAAGATGATCAACAAGGCGCTCGACCTGCCCTTCGACGAGCTGGTCGAGACCTACTCCAGCTCGGAGAACTTCCTGCACGACCAGGGCATCCCGAAGGGGATCAAGGGCCGGGTCATCCCCGAGGGCCAGGTCGTCATCGCCCGTGAGCCGCGCACCGACGGCCGCGGCGGCAGCGGTGGTCGTGGCGGCCGCGACGGTGGTCGTGGACGCGACGGCGGCAGCCGTGACGGCGGTCGTGACCGGGGTCGCGGCGGTCGCAGCGAGGGTGGCCGCAAGGAGGGCGCCGCTCCCGACGCCCCCGCCGCCTCGGGCCCCTCCGGCGAGGGCGGCGACGGCGCGAGCCGCCCGCCCCGCAAGCGCAACCGCAGCCGGCAGCGCACCCGCGGCGGGTCCCCCGCCGCCAGCACCGACAGCTGAGCGTCGCGCGGGACGTCATGCGGATCGTGGCCTGGAGCCACCGGTCCGGATGACGTCCCGTGGTCGCGTCCGGGGCCGGTTCAGGCCGTGACGACGACCGTGCGACCCACGGGCGCGAAGTCCCACAGGGCACGCGCGTCGGGACGCCACTGCCGGATGCAGCCGTGCGAGAGCGGCGTCCCGAGCTGGCCGCGGGTCTGCACCGGCTCCCCGTCGCTCACCGGGATGCTGTGGAAGCCGATGGCGGCGTTGGCGCCGCGGGTGAAGCGCACGAAGTACTCCATCGTCCCGGAGTCGCCGATGCCGGTGGCGTGCCGCGAGCGGGAGTAGACCTCGAACGTGCCCGGCTGCAGGTTGTCGTAGACGCTGCCCGAGGCCAGGTGGGTACGCCGCACCACGTCACCGCGCTCCCCCGCCTCGACCAGCCACACCCGCTGCTCGCCGATCGAGAACACCACCCGGGTGCCCCTGCCGCTGTCGTCCGGGAGCGCCGGGGCGGTGGCCTGCACCGTCCGCGGACCGCGGCGGCCGTCGGGCAGCACCGTCTGGGAGGCCAGCGACGCGGACACCGCGCCCGAGCCGGCGCTCGCGGGTCCGGCGGGAAGCACGCCCACCCCGCCGAGCAGCGAGACCAGGGTGGTCAGCACGGCGAGCGCGACGACGGCCGGCCGCGACCAGGTCACGTCGGCGGGGCGGACCACCGGATCAGACCTTGGCCCGCAGCGCGGTGGCGACGTCGCGGTAGGCCTGGGCGCCCTTGCCGGTCCTCGCCGTCTTGAGGATGGAGCGGCCCGCCGCCGGCGCCTCGGCGAAGCGGATCGACTTGGGGATCGGCGGCTCGACGACGGCGAGGTCGTAGGTCTCGGAGATGGTCTCGAGCACGGTGCGGGCATGGTTGGTGCGGCCGTCGTACAGCGTCGGGAGCACGCCCCACACCTCGAGCTCGCGGTTGGTGAAGCGGCGTACGTCGTGGACCGTGTCGAGCAGCTGCCCGACACCGCGGTGGGACAGCGTCTCGCACTGCAGCGGGATCAGCACCCCGGTCGCGGCGGTCAGGGCGGCGACGGTGAGCACGCCGAGCGAGGGCGGGCAGTCGAGGATGACCCAGTCGTAGCCCTCGGTGTCCTCGACGGCGGTGCGGATGACGTACTCGCGGCCGGTCCGGGTGAGCAGGTCGGCCTCGGCGCGCGCCAGCTCGATGGTGGCGGGCAGCAGGTCGACACCGTCCTCGGTGGCGATGATGACCTCGGCCGGGTCGAGGCCCTTGGTCAGCACGTGGTGGACCGAGACCTCGAGGTCCTCGGGGTCGATGCCGAGGCTGAAGGTCAGGCAGGCCTGGGGGTCGAGGTCGACGAGGAGGACGCGTTGTCCCTGCTCGGCCAGGGCGGCGCCGAGCGAGGCGACGGTGGTGGTCTTGGCGACCCCACCCTTCTGGTTGGCCACGGCCAGGACATGAGTGCTCATCACTGCGCATTGTGCCCCACCGGCGGCGGTTCCCCGCCCGACGTCCCACGCCCGCGCGCCATCTGCCGCGGCGTCTCACCAGGTGGGTCGGGGCCCGCCGAACGGCATCTCGAGGGCCTCGGGCCCGAACCCGGTCACGTCGGCCAGCAGCCAGTCGTCGCTCAGCAGCAGCGCCGCCGAGGCCGGCCGCATCACGAGCCACAGCCAGCGACCGTCGGCCTCCCCCGCGAAGGTCGCCCGGGCCAGCAGCTCGTCGTCCTCGCCGTTGCCCTCGACCAGCCACAGCGGCACCGGCCGGCCGCCGGCGCGGACCTTGATCGCGGGCGGACCGTTGCTGACCTGCGGGCCCGGGTCGTCGTACGTCGTGCCGCTGCACCGGGCTCCCAGCCCGACCCCGGGGTCCTCGGAGACGACCGTGACCTCCACCGCGCCGTCGAGGTCGCTGGTGCCGACGATCGTGGTGACCGTGGCCCGCACCCGCGACCCCTGGCCGACGCAGCCGAAGTCGGCGATGGTCCACCCGGGGCTCATCGGCCACGGCAGGTAGGTGGGGGCGTCGTCGATGCGGCTCACCAGCTCGGCGAAGGCGTCGTACCCCGCGACGTCGGGACGCCACAGCGGGTCGGTCGGGCCGTGGGTCAGGCACGCGAACGAGCTGCCCTCGCCCGACACGGGCGAGGTGCACCGGGGACACGAGGCCGCGAGCGACACGTGCCGCAGCCTAGGGCTCAGGCGTTCCAGCGCGCCACGGCCGGAGACTCGCGTTCCCAGCCGAGGGTGGACAGCGTGGCGGTGCCGAGCACGAAGTGGCGCCCGTCGACGGCCTCCAGACCGAGCCAGCGGGCGGCCAGCACGCGCGAGGCGTGGCCGTGGCTGAACACGATCGCGCGGCCGCCGTGCTCGCGGACGCGCTCCACGACCCGGTCGAGGCGCGTCGCCACCCCGGCGGCGTCCTCGCCCCCGGGGCAGGGGTGCGACCAGACCGTCCAGTCCGGCACCGTCTCGCGGATGTGGGGCGTGGTGAGGCCCTCGTAGTCGCCGTAGTCCCACTCGGCGAGGTCCTCGGTGGTCTCCACGTCGGCGAAGCCGGCGAGACCGGCCGTGCGCACGGCGCGGAGCCGCGGGCTGCTCAGCACCAGGTCGAACCCCTCGGTGCCCACCGCGTCCTCGAGACGGCCGGCCAGCCCGCGCGCGATCTCGGCCCCCTCCTCGGTCAGGTCGAGGTCGGTGGTCGAGGTGTGCCGGCCGTCGCGGCTCCACTCGGTCTCACCGTGGCGGACGACCCAGAGCTCGCTGTCGGTGGCGGCCACGGCTCAGCCCGCCTCCGGCCCGGGCCAGTTCTTGTCCGGCTGCGGGACCGGCCGGCCGGGCTGCTCGCCACCGCGCTCGGTCAGGTAGCTGTCCTTGGGCACCATCACCTTGCGCCGGAACAGGCACACGACCTTGCCGTCCTGGTTGTAGCCCACGGTCTCGACGTGCACGACGCCCCGGTCGTCCTTGCTCGTGGACTCCCACTTGTCGAGCACGCGGGTCTCGCCGTACAGGGTGTCGCCGTGGAAGGTCGGCGCGACGTGGCGCAGCGACTCGATCTCGAGGTTGGCGATCGCCTTGCCGGAGACGTCCGGGACGCTCATGCCGAGCAGGATCGAGTAGACGTAGTTGCCCACCACGACGTTCTTGCCGAACTGCGTCGTCTCGCCGGCGTAGTTGCTGTCGAGGTGTAGCGGGTGGTGGTTCATCGTCAGCAGGCAGAACATGTGGTCGTCGAACTCGGTGACGGTCTTGCCGGGCCAGTGCTTGTACGTCGCCCCGACCTCGAACTCCTCGTAGCTGCGACCGAACTGCATGCGGGCTCTCCTCGTGGACGGCGGTGACGACCGCCTCATCCTGTCGGACCCGGCCCGGCACCGGGAGGGGGCGTGGGATTCCTCACGCCGGGGCGGGTCGGCGCCTACGATCCCGATGTGTCCCCCGCCTCGCGTCCCGCTGCAGGGTCGGTCGTGCTGGGACTGCTCGCGGCGACGCTCGTGGCGACGGGCTGCGCCCGCGAGGACCGGGCGGCGGCGGACCCGACGCGAGGTCCGCGGGACGCCGAACCGCGCAGCCGCTCCGTCGACGTCCAGGGATCGCCGAGCGAGGTCGCGGCTGTGGCCGGAGGCGTCTGGGTGACACAGCCCGAGCGACGCTCGCTGTGGCGCGAGGGCGCCGCCTCCGTCCCGGTCCCCGGCGAGCCGCTGGACCTGGTCGAGACCCCGTTCGGCGTGTGGGTGGCGCTCGGCGACGGGGTCGGCGGATCGCTGGTCCGGGTCGACGCGTCCACCGGTGAGATCCGGCAACGGGTGTCCCTCACCTCGGACGACACCGCGCCCACCCGGCTCTCCTACGACGGTCAGCGCCTGTGGGTCCTCGATGCCGCGCGCGCGAGCGTGGTGGTCGTCGACCCGGCCACCGGCCGCGTCGATCGCCGGATCATGGTGGACGCGCGCACCCAGGAGGTGGCGTCGGGCGGCGCCGGGACCTTCACCACCGGGCAGGCCGAGCTGCCCCTGGCCTACCTGGCCGACGACCGCGAGGGCATCTACCGGGTCGCGAGCGAGGTCTGCACCTTGCCGGACGAGCTGGCCGTGAGCATCGACGTGGTGTGGGTCGCGTGCACCGATGCCGGCCGGGTGGTGGCCGTCGACCCGGGTGCCGACAGCCCTGCGGCCATCGCCGACCTCGAGCGGCCCGACGACGTCGTGCTGACCTCACGGGGGACGGTGGTCGCCCTGTCCGAGGGCCCCACCCTGGTGCTGCTCGACCCTGCCGACGGCACCGAGCGAGCCCGGCTCCGGCTCGGCGACGACCCGGCACCCGTGTCCGGTGGCGTCGAGCTGGCGGAGGTCGGCGTCGACGTCGTCGTCCTCCACCCGGGCACCGAGCGGCTCTACCGCGTCCCGCTGACCGACCTGGAGCGCTGAGGCGGGTCCGCGGCGACGACCTCTCGTCGCCCTGGACCGTCACGCGAGGTGGTCGTCGGGAGCACCGGCTCGTACGACGCGTCAGGACGTCATGCGCAGTGGTCGCCGGTGGTCCCGGAACGTATGACGCACCTGGACGTCGTACGAGGTGGTCGTCGCGGGCACCAGGACGTAGGACGCACCGTGGGCGGGTCGGCGACTCCCCGCCGAGCTCAGCTCCCGCCGCCACCCGCCTTGCGGCGGTGCAGCTGCGGGCCGGCACCGCCGACGACCTCGGAGCCGTGGGCCTTCTCCTTGGAGCCGGCGCGGTCGTCGGGGTGGCGGGCGCCGCGCTTGCGGTCGAGCGCCTCACGCATCTTGGCCTTGATCTCGTCCTGGCTGGGTGTGTCCTGGGGCTTCGCGTCGGCCATGGCTGGTCCTCCCGTCGGGCCGGGCCCCGGTGCCCGGCGTGCGTCCCCACCCTCGCACCCCGGCCCCGGGAGGGCGAGGGGATTTCGGCCCGGGCTACGCCCAGGTGGTCGGCAGCCCGTGGGGAACGGCGTGGCCGAGCACGCGCGGCTCGCCGTCACCCGGCCGACCGCTCCACGTCCGCAGCTCGACCGGGAACCCCCCGGGGGTGCCCGCCCCGCGCTCCCCTGCCGGCTCCATCGTGAGGTGCGCCAGCGGAGCCGTGGGGGTCGCCTGCGACCCGAGGCGCTCGACCCGGTCGTCGAGGTGCTGCTGCTCCCCCGCGTCGAGGTACTGCCGCACCACGCTGTGCCACACCACCGTCGTGGTCCCCTCGCGCAGCCGCAGGTCGTCGAGGAACGCTCCCGCCGGCTGCTGCCGGACGTCCGGGGGGTCTGCGGCGGCCGCGACCGCGAGGGCACCCCGCAGCCGCTCCAGCCGGTCGACCTGGTCGGGCCAGACGTACGCCGTGAGCGCCAGCCGTCCCGCCGTGCTCCGCGGGTCGATCGGGCGCGGGTCGCAGCCCGCCCGCTCGACGAACCGCAGCCCCGGCCACGGCCGCAGCCGACGACCGGCCCACCCCCGCTCCAGCCGTACGACGGACGAGGGCCGGCCGTGCACGAGGCCGGACCCGTCGCCGACGGCGTACTGGTCGGCCAGCAGGTTCAGCCCCGCCGAGCAGCCGAGCTCGGCGAGCCGCACCGGCAGCCGGAGGTCGTCCTCGAGGTGCAGCAGCCCGCCGACCAAGGTCGCCGATCGGCCGACCTCGTTGGTCTGCGGCGGCCGGTCGAGCCACTCGCGCACCGCATCGGGCTGCTCGGACAGCAGCGCCAGCACCGCCTCGGGCCCGCCCACCGGGTCCCAGGTGCCGCCCACGCTGGGGTAGAGCACGCCCACGGCGCCGGCCCGCCGCTCCAGCACCAGCCGGTGCACGCTGCCGAGCAGCCGCAGCGCCAGTGCCGAGGCGGCCGGCAGGTCCTCGTGGCCGGCCAGCACCCGTGCCGTCGGACCACCCGCGGCGACGTCGTCGGCGAGCCGGGCCAGCAGGTCGGCGTACATCGGCGACCCGAGGGCGGCGCACGCCTCGCCCTGCCGCCGCAGCGCCTCGTCCGGCCTCACGCGACCCACCCTCGCAGACGCCTCACGGCGCTCTCACCGGGACGTCACCGTCGTCGCGACCCGTGCCCGACGAACCTCGTGTCCCGGCAGCGCGTCAGCCCTTGATCGCGTAGTCCTTGAGCAGGCTGCGGCCGATGATCATCTTCTGGATGTCGGCCGTGCCCTCGCCGATGAGCATGAACGCCGACTCGCGGTAGAGGCGCTCGATCTCGTACTCCTTGGAGTAGCCGTAGCCGCCGTGGATCCGGAACGAGGCCTCGACGACCTCGTTGCAGTACTCCGCGGCGAGGTACTTCGCCATGCCGGCCTCGACGTCGTTGCGCTCGCCCTTGTCCTTGAGGCGGGCGGCCTTGACCATCATCGCGTGGGCGGCCTCGACCTTGGTCGCCATCTCCGCGAGCCGGAACAGGATCGCCTGGTGCTGGGAGATCGGCTTGCCGAAGGTCTCGCGCTGCTGGGAGTAAGAGATGCCGAGCTCGAAGGCCCGGTTGGCGATGCCGCAGGCACGGGCGGCGACGTTGACGCGGCCCACCTCGACCCCGTCCATCATCTGGTAGAAGCCCCGACCGGCCTGACCGCCGAGGACCTGGTCGGCCGAGACCTGGTGGTTCTCGAAGATCGCCTCGGTGGTGTCGACGCCCTTGTAGCCCATCTTGTCGATCTTGCCGGGGATGGTCAGGCCCGGCGCGGTCTCCCCGAAGCCGGGCTCCTTCTCCACCAGGAAGGTCGTCAT harbors:
- a CDS encoding DUF2332 domain-containing protein — its product is MRPDEALRRQGEACAALGSPMYADLLARLADDVAAGGPTARVLAGHEDLPAASALALRLLGSVHRLVLERRAGAVGVLYPSVGGTWDPVGGPEAVLALLSEQPDAVREWLDRPPQTNEVGRSATLVGGLLHLEDDLRLPVRLAELGCSAGLNLLADQYAVGDGSGLVHGRPSSVVRLERGWAGRRLRPWPGLRFVERAGCDPRPIDPRSTAGRLALTAYVWPDQVDRLERLRGALAVAAAADPPDVRQQPAGAFLDDLRLREGTTTVVWHSVVRQYLDAGEQQHLDDRVERLGSQATPTAPLAHLTMEPAGERGAGTPGGFPVELRTWSGRPGDGEPRVLGHAVPHGLPTTWA
- a CDS encoding acyl-CoA dehydrogenase family protein, with product MGRLCETEGLSDIQTEILKAVRSFVEDKIIPVATELEHADEYPTEIVEGLKELGIFGLMIPEEYGGLGESLLTYALAVEEIARGWMSVSGVINTHFIVAYMLMHHGTDEQKQKYLPRMATGEVRGSFSMSEPGLGSDVSAIKTKAVKDADGGYAITGQKMWLTNGGSSNLIAVLVRTDEGADSVYKNMTTFLVEKEPGFGETAPGLTIPGKIDKMGYKGVDTTEAIFENHQVSADQVLGGQAGRGFYQMMDGVEVGRVNVAARACGIANRAFELGISYSQQRETFGKPISQHQAILFRLAEMATKVEAAHAMMVKAARLKDKGERNDVEAGMAKYLAAEYCNEVVEASFRIHGGYGYSKEYEIERLYRESAFMLIGEGTADIQKMIIGRSLLKDYAIKG